A section of the Marinimicrobium koreense genome encodes:
- the cmoA gene encoding carboxy-S-adenosyl-L-methionine synthase CmoA produces MSDSHSDQLYADPLAEVSRFAFDQKVVEVFPDMIKRSVPGYATIINMIGDLAERYATSNSRCYDLGCSLGAATLAMRHRIRASNCDIVAVDNSPAMIERCRQVLAADTAEPPVQLLCANLQSTPVSGASMAVLNFTLQFIPPGERQAVLDQIAEGLQPGGILILSEKVAFKDPLHNELMIELHHNFKRANGYSDLEIAQKRSALEEVLIPETLETHRDRLRQAGFTSVDVWFQCFNFASMIAIK; encoded by the coding sequence AGCCGTTTCGCCTTCGATCAGAAGGTTGTGGAGGTCTTTCCGGATATGATCAAGCGCTCGGTTCCGGGCTACGCCACCATCATCAATATGATCGGCGACCTCGCCGAGCGCTACGCGACCTCGAACAGTCGCTGCTACGACCTGGGCTGCTCTCTGGGGGCTGCCACTCTGGCCATGCGACACCGGATTCGCGCCAGCAACTGCGACATCGTGGCGGTCGACAACTCCCCCGCCATGATTGAACGATGCCGCCAGGTGCTCGCCGCCGACACCGCCGAACCCCCGGTGCAGCTGCTCTGTGCCAACCTGCAGAGCACCCCGGTTAGCGGCGCCTCCATGGCGGTCCTCAATTTCACGCTGCAGTTCATCCCCCCCGGCGAACGTCAGGCCGTGCTCGACCAGATCGCCGAGGGCCTGCAGCCGGGCGGCATTCTGATCCTGTCGGAAAAAGTGGCGTTCAAGGATCCGCTGCACAATGAGCTGATGATCGAGCTGCATCACAACTTCAAACGCGCCAACGGCTACAGCGATCTGGAAATCGCCCAGAAGCGCAGTGCGCTGGAAGAGGTCCTGATCCCGGAAACGCTCGAAACCCATCGCGACCGTCTCCGCCAGGCCGGGTTTACCAGCGTGGACGTCTGGTTCCAGTGTTTCAATTTCGCATCGATGATTGCTATCAAATGA